The following are encoded together in the Nocardia sp. XZ_19_385 genome:
- the inhA gene encoding NADH-dependent enoyl-ACP reductase InhA: MSGLLAGKTVLITGIITDSSIAFHAAAVAQEQGAKVIITGIPERLRLIDRIAKRLPQEVPPAIPLDVTSEENLAELAGKLRELAPEGIDGVLHSIAFAPKTLMGPDAVSFLDAPGPDAARSFEISAWSYASLARAVLPVMNERGSIVGMDFDPRTAMPYYNWMGVAKAALESVNRYVAREVGEAKKIRSNLIAAGPIKTLAAKAIAGTATDDAKQLDMLNTYWDGASPIGWDVDDPRAVGKSICAVLSDWLPATTGSIIYVDGGASHNTWLPTDGFGAN, from the coding sequence ATGAGTGGACTGCTCGCCGGCAAGACCGTCCTCATCACCGGCATCATCACCGATTCCTCCATTGCCTTCCACGCGGCCGCGGTCGCGCAGGAGCAGGGCGCGAAGGTGATCATCACCGGTATCCCGGAGCGGCTGCGGCTGATCGACCGGATCGCCAAGCGCCTGCCGCAGGAGGTGCCGCCGGCGATTCCGCTGGATGTCACCAGCGAGGAGAACCTGGCCGAGCTGGCCGGGAAGCTGCGTGAGCTGGCGCCCGAGGGCATCGACGGTGTGCTGCACTCGATCGCCTTCGCGCCCAAGACCTTGATGGGTCCGGACGCGGTGTCGTTCCTGGACGCGCCGGGCCCGGATGCGGCGCGGTCGTTCGAGATCTCCGCGTGGTCCTACGCCTCGCTGGCGCGCGCGGTGCTGCCGGTGATGAACGAGCGCGGCTCCATCGTGGGCATGGATTTCGATCCGCGCACCGCCATGCCGTACTACAACTGGATGGGTGTGGCCAAGGCCGCGCTCGAGTCGGTCAACCGGTATGTGGCGCGAGAGGTGGGCGAGGCCAAGAAGATTCGCTCCAACCTGATCGCCGCGGGCCCGATCAAGACCCTCGCCGCCAAGGCCATCGCCGGCACCGCCACCGATGACGCCAAGCAGCTCGACATGCTCAACACCTACTGGGACGGCGCGTCCCCGATCGGCTGGGATGTCGACGACCCGCGCGCGGTGGGCAAGTCCATCTGCGCGGTGCTCTCGGATTGGCTGCCCGCCACCACCGGCTCGATCATCTACGTCGACGGCGGCGCCTCGCACAACACCTGGCTGCCCACCGACGGTTTCGGCGCGAACTAG
- the fabG1 gene encoding 3-oxoacyl-ACP reductase FabG1 yields MSNITSRSVLVTGGNRGIGLAVAQRLLADGHKVAVTHRGSGVPEGLFGVKCDVTDSAAVDQAFKEVEAHQGPVEVVVANAGIVDNTLFMRMTEESFTKVIDANLTGAWRVAQRANRNMLKGRWGRVIFLGSVVGQIGAPGQVNYAAAKAGLVGMARAITREVGKRNITANVVAPGLIDTDMTREDMTEEMRKTALDFIPAGRIGQAEDVAAAISFLASDDASYISGAIIPVDGGMGMGH; encoded by the coding sequence ATGTCGAACATCACATCCCGGTCGGTCCTGGTGACCGGCGGTAACCGCGGCATCGGTCTCGCGGTCGCGCAGCGTCTGCTCGCCGATGGTCACAAGGTGGCCGTCACGCATCGTGGGTCGGGGGTGCCGGAGGGGCTCTTCGGTGTGAAATGCGATGTGACCGATTCTGCGGCGGTCGATCAGGCGTTCAAAGAGGTTGAGGCGCACCAGGGTCCGGTCGAGGTCGTCGTGGCCAACGCGGGAATCGTGGACAACACGCTGTTCATGCGTATGACCGAGGAGTCCTTCACCAAGGTCATCGACGCCAACCTCACCGGCGCGTGGCGAGTTGCCCAGCGCGCCAACCGCAATATGTTGAAGGGCCGCTGGGGCCGCGTCATCTTCCTCGGCTCGGTGGTCGGCCAGATCGGTGCGCCGGGCCAGGTCAACTACGCGGCGGCCAAGGCCGGTCTCGTCGGCATGGCGCGCGCGATCACCCGTGAGGTCGGCAAGCGCAATATCACCGCGAATGTGGTGGCGCCGGGCCTGATCGACACCGACATGACCCGCGAAGACATGACCGAGGAGATGCGCAAGACCGCGCTCGACTTCATCCCCGCGGGCCGCATCGGCCAGGCCGAGGACGTCGCCGCCGCGATCAGCTTCCTGGCCTCCGACGACGCCTCTTACATCTCCGGCGCGATCATCCCCGTCGACGGTGGCATGGGCATGGGCCACTGA
- a CDS encoding VWA domain-containing protein, giving the protein MSISHFTALIWLGFLAVIALILLGYVLVQRGRHKRMLTFSNMELLEKVAPARPSPMRHVPIALMLVGLVLLTIAAAGPTAIKKVARNRATVMLVMDVSLSMQATDVQPSRLQVAQKAGKEFVDGLPQGLNIGFITFAGTASVMVSPTVDHEAVKVAIDNVRLAERTATGEGILTAIQAIETLGTVLGGGSEPPPARIVLMSDGKQTVPSFEDVDNPRHEFVAARLSKAKNIPISTISFGTDWGAVEIPREGGGNDEVKVPVDNEAMREVAKLSGGEFYTASSLQDLTRVYDTLEEQIGFELTRGDASRPWLLFGLLITSAGVITGLLLRQRLP; this is encoded by the coding sequence GTGAGTATTTCGCATTTCACCGCGCTGATCTGGCTCGGTTTCCTCGCCGTGATCGCGCTCATCCTGCTCGGCTACGTGCTGGTGCAGCGCGGCCGGCACAAGCGCATGCTGACCTTCTCCAATATGGAGTTGCTGGAGAAGGTCGCGCCCGCGCGGCCCTCGCCGATGCGGCATGTGCCGATCGCGCTGATGCTGGTCGGGTTGGTGCTGCTCACCATCGCCGCCGCCGGGCCGACCGCGATCAAGAAGGTGGCGCGCAACCGCGCGACGGTCATGCTGGTCATGGACGTCTCGCTGTCCATGCAGGCCACCGATGTGCAGCCGAGCCGGCTGCAGGTGGCGCAGAAGGCAGGCAAGGAATTCGTCGACGGCCTGCCGCAGGGGCTCAACATCGGGTTCATCACCTTCGCCGGCACTGCCTCGGTGATGGTGTCGCCGACCGTCGATCATGAAGCGGTCAAGGTGGCTATCGACAATGTGCGGCTGGCCGAGCGCACCGCGACCGGTGAAGGGATCTTGACCGCGATCCAGGCGATCGAGACACTCGGCACCGTGCTCGGCGGTGGGTCCGAGCCGCCGCCCGCCCGGATCGTGTTGATGTCCGACGGTAAGCAGACGGTGCCCTCGTTCGAGGACGTCGACAATCCGCGCCACGAGTTCGTCGCCGCCCGCCTATCCAAGGCCAAGAACATACCGATCTCGACGATCTCCTTCGGCACCGATTGGGGTGCGGTCGAGATCCCGCGCGAGGGCGGCGGCAACGACGAGGTGAAGGTCCCGGTCGACAACGAGGCGATGCGCGAGGTCGCGAAGCTCAGTGGCGGCGAGTTCTATACGGCCTCGTCCCTGCAGGACTTGACCAGGGTGTACGACACCTTGGAGGAGCAAATCGGCTTCGAGCTGACCAGGGGCGATGCGAGTCGGCCGTGGCTGCTGTTCGGCCTGCTGATCACCTCCGCCGGCGTCATCACCGGTTTGCTGCTGCGCCAGCGTCTTCCGTAA
- a CDS encoding DUF58 domain-containing protein, which translates to MASHAPPSFRAGELTDPKLTAALKTLELTVRRRLDGVLHGDHLGLIPGPGSESGEARTYQPGDDVRQMDWSVTARTTHPHVRQTIADRELETWMVVDLSASLDFGTANCQKRDLAIAAAAAITHLTSGGGNRIGAVVATGDQLVRIPARSGRVHAQSLLRGIATTPHARDGVRGDLLGGIESLRRPQRKRGLAVVISDFLGDINWQRSLRAISARHDLLAVEVLDPRDLELPDVGDVVLHDPETGRTREFSVTPTLRADFAKAAQRHREQVEQALRSCGAPVLTLQTDRDWIADVVRFVSTRRHSFGAPSGRAPRQ; encoded by the coding sequence ATGGCATCCCACGCTCCACCGTCCTTCCGCGCGGGTGAATTGACCGACCCGAAACTGACGGCGGCGCTGAAAACCCTGGAACTCACCGTGCGCCGCCGCCTCGACGGCGTGCTGCACGGCGACCACCTCGGGCTCATCCCCGGCCCGGGTTCGGAGTCCGGGGAGGCGCGCACCTATCAGCCGGGCGACGATGTGCGGCAGATGGATTGGTCGGTCACCGCCCGCACCACCCACCCGCATGTCCGGCAGACGATCGCCGACCGCGAGCTGGAGACCTGGATGGTGGTCGACCTGTCGGCCAGCCTGGACTTCGGCACCGCGAACTGCCAGAAGCGCGATCTCGCGATCGCGGCGGCCGCGGCCATCACTCACCTCACCAGCGGCGGCGGCAACCGCATCGGCGCTGTCGTGGCCACCGGTGATCAGCTGGTGCGGATTCCCGCGCGCAGCGGCCGGGTGCACGCGCAGTCGCTGCTGCGCGGCATCGCCACCACCCCGCACGCCCGCGATGGCGTGCGCGGTGATCTGCTCGGCGGTATCGAATCGCTGCGCCGTCCGCAGCGCAAACGCGGTCTGGCCGTGGTGATCTCCGATTTCCTGGGCGATATAAATTGGCAGCGTTCGCTGCGTGCCATCTCCGCCCGGCACGACCTGCTCGCGGTCGAGGTGCTGGATCCGCGCGATCTGGAACTGCCCGACGTGGGTGATGTGGTGCTGCACGATCCGGAGACCGGCCGTACCCGCGAGTTCAGCGTGACGCCCACGCTGCGCGCCGATTTCGCGAAAGCCGCGCAGCGGCATCGTGAGCAGGTCGAGCAGGCGCTGCGCTCGTGCGGCGCGCCGGTGCTGACACTGCAGACCGATCGGGACTGGATCGCCGACGTGGTCCGGTTCGTGTCCACCCGGCGCCACAGCTTCGGCGCCCCGAGCGGACGGGCCCCGCGTCAGTGA